One Telluria mixta DNA window includes the following coding sequences:
- a CDS encoding RNA polymerase sigma factor yields MNETDDNELLRAIRQGDQAAFQTLYRRHRSGLYGFALLHSGAPDVAADVVQDVFMGLLNDSYGFDPLKGMLANFLYGVARNLVLGHARQNSRWVQPAGDDDGEDGLELVDPAAEPLARMLDEEAVEYLRRALAVLAPHYRDVVILFELHEKTYQEIAQICQLEIGTVRSRLARGRAALAQALAPYRAIAKDNA; encoded by the coding sequence GTGAACGAGACCGACGACAACGAACTGCTGCGCGCGATCCGACAGGGAGACCAGGCCGCATTCCAGACCCTGTACCGGCGCCACCGCAGCGGCTTGTACGGCTTCGCGCTGCTGCACAGCGGCGCGCCGGACGTGGCGGCGGACGTCGTGCAGGACGTGTTCATGGGCCTCCTGAACGACAGTTACGGCTTCGATCCGTTGAAGGGCATGCTCGCCAACTTCCTGTACGGCGTGGCCCGCAACCTCGTGCTGGGGCATGCGCGCCAGAACAGCCGCTGGGTGCAGCCCGCCGGCGACGACGACGGGGAGGACGGGCTGGAACTGGTCGATCCGGCGGCGGAACCGCTGGCCAGGATGCTGGATGAGGAAGCGGTCGAGTATCTGCGGCGCGCGCTCGCCGTCCTGGCGCCGCATTACCGCGACGTGGTGATTCTGTTCGAGCTGCACGAAAAAACGTATCAGGAAATTGCCCAGATCTGCCAGCTGGAGATCGGCACCGTGCGGTCGCGCCTGGCGCGCGGCCGCGCCGCCCTGGCACAGGCGCTCGCGCCGTACCGGGCCATTGCAAAGGACAACGCATGA
- a CDS encoding S8 family serine peptidase: MNQKYTRASKMVPALGLCVAALAVAFSGSVSAAPDTTRVIVAFKPGSAANIKSAVAAARGTVKLEIFNTNAMAIEVPTAALQGLQRNPNVEYVEEDVVRKPFALKQASIGASSTAQVVPYGIKQVQADQLSDANTSNRKICIIDSGVDFSHEDLKDNGTNVTGEYDSGTGWWYTDETHHGTHVFGSIAAVNNGLGVVGVNPNKQLKLHIVKVFGKDGAWTYSSTLANAANKCDAAGANVITMSLGGGARSVTEQRVFDNLQTKGVLSIAAAGNDGNSTTSYPAGYASVMSVAAVDENKVVASFSQYNKDVEIAGPGVAVLSTVPMGTGVDTALTVGSTNYASSAMEGSPVKTATAPLADFGIGDKVNTAVSGKVCLIQRGTIDFATKVSNCQSSGGVGAIVYNNVAGGFGGTLGTTVTSIPSLTASDTDGAAMKTQLGQSATVAVTASNYAYFDGTSMATPHVSAVAALVWSYFPTCTGAQIRTSLDNSALDLGTAGRDTKYGYGLVQAKAAYDRIKALGCGK; the protein is encoded by the coding sequence ATGAATCAGAAATACACTCGCGCATCGAAGATGGTCCCGGCCCTCGGGCTGTGCGTGGCGGCCCTGGCCGTCGCGTTCTCGGGCAGTGTGTCGGCCGCGCCCGACACGACCCGCGTGATCGTCGCCTTCAAACCGGGCTCGGCAGCCAACATCAAGTCTGCCGTCGCGGCCGCAAGGGGCACGGTCAAGCTGGAAATCTTCAATACGAACGCGATGGCTATCGAAGTACCGACGGCCGCACTGCAGGGCCTGCAGCGCAATCCGAACGTCGAGTACGTCGAGGAAGACGTGGTCCGCAAACCGTTCGCGCTGAAGCAGGCCTCGATTGGCGCATCGTCGACCGCCCAGGTGGTGCCGTACGGCATCAAGCAAGTGCAGGCCGACCAGCTGTCGGATGCGAACACGAGCAACCGCAAGATCTGCATCATCGACTCGGGCGTCGATTTCAGCCATGAAGACCTGAAGGACAACGGCACCAACGTCACCGGCGAATACGATTCCGGCACCGGCTGGTGGTACACGGACGAGACCCACCACGGCACCCACGTGTTCGGCTCCATCGCGGCCGTCAACAACGGCCTGGGCGTCGTCGGCGTGAACCCGAACAAGCAGCTCAAGCTGCACATCGTGAAGGTGTTCGGCAAGGATGGCGCGTGGACCTATTCGTCGACCCTGGCCAACGCGGCCAACAAGTGCGATGCCGCGGGCGCGAACGTCATCACGATGTCGCTGGGCGGCGGCGCGCGCAGCGTCACCGAACAGCGCGTCTTCGACAACCTGCAGACCAAGGGCGTCCTGTCGATCGCGGCAGCGGGCAACGACGGCAATTCGACGACGTCCTACCCGGCCGGTTACGCCAGCGTGATGTCGGTGGCGGCCGTGGATGAAAACAAGGTCGTCGCCTCGTTCTCGCAATACAACAAGGACGTCGAGATCGCCGGTCCGGGCGTGGCCGTGCTGTCGACCGTCCCGATGGGCACCGGCGTCGACACCGCGCTCACCGTCGGCTCGACGAACTACGCGTCGTCGGCGATGGAAGGCTCGCCCGTCAAGACCGCCACCGCGCCGCTGGCCGATTTCGGCATCGGCGACAAGGTCAACACGGCCGTCTCCGGCAAGGTCTGCCTGATCCAGCGCGGCACCATCGACTTCGCCACGAAGGTCTCCAACTGCCAGAGCAGCGGCGGCGTGGGCGCGATCGTGTACAACAACGTGGCCGGCGGCTTCGGCGGCACGCTGGGCACGACCGTCACCTCGATCCCGTCGCTGACCGCATCCGACACGGACGGCGCCGCGATGAAGACCCAGCTGGGCCAGAGCGCGACGGTGGCCGTGACGGCATCGAACTACGCCTACTTCGACGGCACCTCGATGGCCACGCCGCACGTGTCGGCCGTCGCCGCGCTCGTGTGGAGCTACTTCCCGACCTGCACGGGCGCCCAGATCCGTACGTCGCTGGACAACAGCGCGCTCGACCTGGGCACGGCCGGCCGCGACACCAAGTACGGCTACGGTCTGGTGCAGGCCAAGGCGGCGTACGATCGCATCAAGGCGCTGGGCTGCGGTAAATAA
- a CDS encoding alpha-amylase family glycosyl hydrolase: MHIARDADPLLLPHLAAGGVRFVFDGPESLRTVALAGTFNSWVGNACMLERVTPTRWTCTLPLPPGRHLYKFVLDDTDWIADPANPWMSEDGQGNSCLTVCQDGTVFLRRRGLCADAPGALYRDHQALPSPEWLRDAVVYQLSVRAFGGDFDGVRARLGHLADLGVNTIWMMPIHPIGVAGRRGTLGDPYAVRDFEAIDPALGDEDGLRRLVDAVHARGMRIVFDWTLNRSSVDHPLTVTHPEWFQRDREGNVMYAVPRREYFAGFDFSNRDLRRYLVDAMCRWVERFGLDGMRFDDSDITPTDFLDEIRAALAAVNPDIALISQAYDEFHHLAACDLTYEGGTREMLRRVAHGEAGAREFAQYWNESTYSFPRDALRLRWLEEKEQPRADAVFGHDAHLAAAAVLLTMDGVPHILMGQEFDESGWRDWTVLFDDWRLDWSRFDHAAFAHFSALIKLRARHPALRRGATAFIDGLPDGVIGMVRSLDGERIAVYANLATTATLPDGMGVPLYARGWDQDAGSLDAHGCLVAPLR; the protein is encoded by the coding sequence ATGCACATCGCCCGCGACGCCGATCCCCTCCTGCTCCCCCACCTCGCCGCCGGCGGCGTGCGCTTCGTCTTCGACGGCCCGGAAAGCCTGCGCACCGTCGCGCTGGCCGGCACGTTCAACAGCTGGGTGGGCAATGCCTGCATGCTCGAGCGCGTGACGCCGACCCGCTGGACCTGCACCCTGCCGCTGCCGCCCGGCCGCCACCTGTACAAGTTCGTGCTCGACGACACCGACTGGATCGCCGATCCGGCCAACCCGTGGATGTCCGAAGATGGCCAGGGCAATTCCTGCCTCACCGTCTGCCAGGACGGCACCGTATTCCTGCGCCGGCGCGGCCTGTGCGCGGACGCACCGGGCGCGCTGTACCGCGATCACCAGGCGTTGCCGAGTCCGGAATGGCTGCGCGACGCCGTGGTTTACCAGCTGTCCGTGCGCGCGTTCGGCGGCGACTTCGACGGCGTGCGCGCCCGCCTCGGTCACCTCGCCGACCTGGGCGTGAACACGATCTGGATGATGCCGATCCACCCTATCGGCGTGGCCGGCCGGCGCGGGACATTGGGCGACCCGTACGCGGTGCGCGACTTCGAAGCCATCGACCCGGCCCTGGGCGACGAAGACGGCCTGCGGCGGCTGGTGGATGCGGTCCACGCGCGCGGCATGCGCATCGTGTTCGACTGGACGCTCAACCGCAGCAGCGTCGACCATCCGCTGACGGTAACGCACCCCGAGTGGTTCCAGCGCGACCGGGAAGGCAACGTGATGTACGCGGTGCCGCGGCGCGAGTATTTCGCCGGCTTCGATTTCAGCAACCGTGACCTGCGCCGCTACCTGGTCGATGCGATGTGCCGCTGGGTCGAACGCTTCGGCCTGGACGGCATGCGCTTCGACGATTCCGACATCACGCCGACGGATTTCCTCGACGAGATCCGCGCGGCGCTGGCGGCGGTCAATCCCGACATCGCGCTGATCTCGCAGGCCTACGACGAGTTCCACCACCTCGCCGCCTGCGACCTCACCTACGAAGGGGGCACGCGCGAGATGCTGCGCCGCGTGGCGCACGGGGAAGCGGGCGCGCGCGAGTTCGCGCAGTACTGGAACGAATCGACGTACAGCTTCCCGCGCGACGCGCTGCGCCTGCGCTGGCTGGAAGAGAAGGAGCAACCGCGCGCCGATGCCGTGTTCGGCCACGACGCGCACCTGGCTGCAGCGGCCGTGCTGCTGACGATGGATGGCGTGCCGCACATCCTGATGGGCCAGGAATTCGACGAGTCCGGCTGGCGCGACTGGACCGTGCTGTTCGACGACTGGCGCCTCGACTGGTCGAGGTTCGACCACGCCGCATTCGCCCACTTCAGCGCCCTGATCAAGCTGCGCGCACGCCACCCTGCCCTGCGCCGCGGCGCGACCGCCTTCATCGACGGCTTGCCGGACGGCGTGATCGGGATGGTGCGCAGCCTGGACGGCGAGCGCATCGCGGTCTACGCGAACCTGGCGACGACGGCAACCCTGCCGGACGGGATGGGTGTGCCGCTGTATGCCCGCGGCTGGGACCAGGACGCGGGCAGCCTGGATGCCCACGGCTGCCTCGTCGCGCCGCTGCGCTGA
- a CDS encoding ANTAR domain-containing response regulator encodes MSASAPSRRLILLVDDDPLLLDYLKTVLDHSGYDTMTAASAAEALQRVAEREADIALALLDISMPGMSGLDLARRLKDHTSVAFMFLSSVDDAETARQAASHGAVGFVVKPVDAARLMPAFESALARADEIRQLRRTEANLNAALAAGRETSLAVGLLMARYQTDRNTAFEVLRDHARSSRRKINEVAEQLVSAEELLNSLHGAFAGRLKGK; translated from the coding sequence ATGAGCGCGTCCGCACCTTCCCGCCGACTGATCCTGCTGGTCGACGACGATCCCCTCCTGCTCGACTACCTGAAGACCGTACTGGACCATTCCGGTTACGACACGATGACGGCCGCATCCGCCGCCGAAGCGCTGCAGCGCGTGGCCGAACGCGAAGCCGACATCGCCCTGGCGTTGCTCGACATCAGCATGCCCGGCATGTCCGGCCTCGACCTGGCGCGCCGCCTGAAGGACCACACGTCAGTCGCGTTCATGTTCCTGTCGTCGGTGGACGATGCCGAGACGGCCCGCCAGGCCGCCAGCCATGGCGCCGTCGGCTTCGTCGTCAAGCCGGTCGACGCCGCGCGGCTCATGCCCGCGTTCGAATCCGCGCTCGCCCGCGCCGACGAGATCCGCCAGCTGCGCCGCACCGAAGCGAACCTGAACGCCGCGCTGGCGGCGGGCCGCGAGACGAGCCTGGCCGTGGGCCTCTTGATGGCGCGCTACCAGACGGACCGCAATACGGCGTTCGAAGTGCTGCGCGACCATGCGCGCTCGAGCCGGCGCAAGATCAACGAAGTGGCCGAGCAGCTTGTGTCGGCTGAGGAATTACTAAACAGCTTGCACGGGGCGTTCGCGGGACGGTTGAAGGGTAAGTAG
- a CDS encoding S-(hydroxymethyl)glutathione dehydrogenase/class III alcohol dehydrogenase produces MKTRAAIAWQAGKPLTIEEVELEGPKAGEVLVEVKATGICHTDYYTLSGADPEGIFPAILGHEGAGVVVDVGPGVTSLRKDDHVIPLYTPECRQCKFCLSQKTNLCQAIRSTQGRGLMPDATSRFSLDGKPIYHYMGTSTFSNYIVVPEIALAKVRSDAPFDKICYIGCGVTTGIGAVIFTAKVEAGANVVVFGLGGIGLNVIQAAKMVGADKIIGVDINPGREEMARKFGMTHFVNPKEVENVVDTIVQLTDGGADYSFECIGNVTTMRQALECCHKGWGQSIIIGVAEAGKEIATRPFQLVTGRVWKGSAFGGARGRTDVPKIVDWYMENKINIDDLITHHLTLDQINDGFDLMKKGESIRSVVVF; encoded by the coding sequence ATGAAAACCAGGGCCGCGATTGCATGGCAGGCAGGGAAACCGCTGACGATCGAAGAGGTCGAGCTCGAAGGCCCGAAGGCGGGCGAGGTGCTCGTCGAGGTCAAGGCGACTGGCATCTGTCATACCGACTACTACACGCTGTCCGGGGCCGACCCGGAAGGCATCTTTCCGGCGATCCTGGGCCATGAAGGCGCCGGTGTCGTCGTCGACGTCGGCCCCGGTGTGACGAGCCTGCGCAAGGACGACCACGTCATCCCGCTGTACACGCCGGAATGCCGCCAGTGCAAATTCTGCCTGTCGCAGAAGACCAACCTGTGCCAGGCGATCCGCTCGACGCAGGGCCGCGGCCTGATGCCGGATGCGACGTCGCGCTTCTCGCTGGACGGCAAGCCGATCTACCACTACATGGGCACGTCCACCTTCTCGAACTACATCGTGGTGCCGGAAATCGCGCTGGCGAAAGTCCGTTCGGACGCGCCGTTCGACAAGATCTGCTACATCGGCTGCGGCGTCACGACCGGCATCGGTGCCGTGATCTTCACGGCGAAGGTCGAGGCGGGCGCGAACGTCGTCGTGTTCGGCCTGGGCGGCATCGGCCTGAACGTGATCCAGGCGGCCAAGATGGTCGGCGCGGATAAGATCATCGGCGTGGACATCAACCCGGGCCGCGAAGAGATGGCGCGCAAGTTCGGCATGACCCACTTCGTCAACCCGAAGGAAGTCGAGAACGTCGTCGACACCATCGTCCAGCTGACGGACGGCGGCGCGGACTACTCGTTCGAATGCATCGGCAACGTCACGACGATGCGCCAGGCGCTGGAGTGCTGCCACAAGGGCTGGGGCCAGTCGATCATCATCGGCGTGGCGGAAGCGGGCAAGGAAATCGCGACGCGTCCGTTCCAGCTCGTCACGGGCCGCGTATGGAAGGGTTCCGCGTTCGGCGGCGCGCGCGGCCGTACGGACGTGCCGAAGATCGTCGACTGGTACATGGAGAACAAGATCAACATCGACGATCTCATCACCCACCACCTGACGCTCGACCAGATCAACGATGGCTTCGACCTCATGAAGAAGGGCGAGTCGATCCGTTCCGTCGTGGTGTTTTAA